The proteins below are encoded in one region of Bifidobacterium catenulatum DSM 16992 = JCM 1194 = LMG 11043:
- a CDS encoding GuaB3 family IMP dehydrogenase-related protein: MSQEIEIGLGKKGRLAYSLDDVSIVPSRRTRDPQDVSTSWQVDAYEFDVPVIGAPMDSVTSPATAIAMGKMGALGVLDLEGLWTRYDDPQPLLDEIAELPAERATERIQQIYTEPIKPELIVERLHEIRDAGVTVAGALSPQRTQDYYSTVLEAGVDLFVIRGTVVSAEHVSQDHEPLNLKKFIYDLDVPVIVGGAANYTAALHLMRTGAAGVLVGFGGGAVSANRNTIGVHAPMATAIADVAEARRDYMDESGGRYVQVIADGGMGDSGSFIKAFALGADAVMLGSPLARAEEAPGKGMHWGAEARHQTLPRGFRTNVGTVGTLEDIMFGPSHNADGTTNYIGALRRAMATTGYVDLKSFQRCPVTVAPTR, from the coding sequence ATGTCTCAGGAAATTGAAATCGGTTTGGGCAAGAAGGGCCGTCTGGCATACTCTCTGGACGACGTTTCCATCGTTCCCTCCCGTCGTACTCGCGATCCGCAGGATGTGTCCACTTCTTGGCAGGTTGACGCTTATGAATTCGATGTGCCGGTCATCGGCGCGCCGATGGATTCGGTGACCAGCCCGGCCACCGCCATCGCCATGGGCAAGATGGGCGCGCTCGGTGTGCTCGATCTCGAAGGCTTGTGGACCCGCTACGACGATCCGCAGCCGCTGCTCGACGAAATCGCCGAGCTGCCGGCCGAACGCGCGACCGAGCGCATTCAGCAGATCTACACCGAGCCGATCAAGCCGGAGCTCATTGTCGAGCGTCTGCATGAGATTCGCGATGCCGGCGTCACCGTTGCGGGCGCACTGTCCCCGCAACGCACGCAGGACTATTATTCGACCGTGCTCGAAGCGGGCGTCGACCTGTTCGTCATCCGTGGCACGGTTGTTTCCGCCGAGCATGTCTCCCAGGATCACGAGCCGTTGAACCTGAAGAAGTTCATCTACGATTTGGATGTGCCCGTCATCGTCGGTGGCGCCGCCAACTATACCGCGGCTCTGCATCTGATGCGTACCGGCGCGGCCGGCGTGCTTGTCGGCTTCGGTGGCGGCGCGGTATCCGCGAACCGCAACACCATCGGTGTCCACGCTCCGATGGCCACCGCCATCGCAGATGTGGCGGAAGCACGCCGTGACTACATGGACGAATCCGGCGGCCGTTACGTCCAAGTGATCGCCGATGGCGGCATGGGCGACTCCGGCAGCTTCATCAAGGCGTTCGCGCTTGGTGCCGATGCCGTGATGCTTGGCTCCCCGCTGGCTCGTGCCGAGGAAGCTCCGGGCAAGGGCATGCATTGGGGTGCCGAGGCCCGTCATCAGACGCTTCCGCGCGGCTTCCGCACGAATGTCGGCACCGTCGGCACTCTGGAAGATATCATGTTCGGCCCCAGCCACAATGCGGACGGCACCACCAATTACATTGGCGCGCTCCGTCGTGCCATGGCGACCACCGGCTATGTCGATCTCAAGAGCTTCCAGCGTTGCCCAGTCACGGTCGCTCCGACCCGCTGA
- a CDS encoding 3'-5' exonuclease, which yields MAARRSGDPRRLDPLSGRFTDFIVIDTETTGLSVRKGARLIEIGAVKIHNDELVDEFDQLINPFEHIPSRITGLTGIDDGMLLGKPDVREVMDEFARWCSDTAVVMAHNASFDMSFLDNAVQLAYADRDARFAHHFVDTLDLSRRLHPEKRTHKVSTLIVDYHIADMEEHRALSDAKQEWMLYRAMRDEAELLGML from the coding sequence ATGGCAGCGCGTAGAAGTGGCGATCCCCGACGCTTGGATCCGTTGTCCGGACGATTCACAGATTTCATCGTGATCGACACGGAAACAACCGGATTGAGCGTGCGCAAAGGCGCCAGGCTCATTGAAATCGGCGCGGTCAAAATTCACAACGATGAGCTGGTCGACGAATTCGACCAGCTCATCAACCCGTTCGAACACATCCCATCAAGAATCACTGGTTTGACGGGAATCGACGATGGCATGCTGCTCGGCAAACCGGATGTGCGTGAAGTCATGGATGAGTTTGCACGCTGGTGTTCGGACACGGCCGTGGTCATGGCGCACAATGCGTCCTTCGACATGTCGTTCCTCGACAATGCTGTACAGCTCGCTTACGCGGATCGGGACGCGCGCTTCGCACACCATTTCGTCGACACATTGGATCTCAGCCGTCGGCTGCATCCGGAAAAACGAACCCACAAGGTTTCCACCCTCATCGTCGACTACCACATCGCCGACATGGAGGAGCACCGCGCATTGTCCGACGCCAAGCAGGAGTGGATGCTGTATCGCGCCATGCGTGACGAGGCCGAGCTGCTCGGCATGCTCTGA
- a CDS encoding cation:dicarboxylate symporter family transporter yields MASFVAGLGANLGMPGCAGVWPMLLAVFAVHAQGLNYSPAQYLFLVVLTLLVSIGTVGVPGTATITATSLFAAAGLPIPFIAISQPISQIVDMGRTALNVAGAANTAVIVAQTEHQLDTDLYYGRKEYSDDLNDGEQFRQTSTQALTGTGPSQRTNITNDAKFDSANVSQQQSGFTLNFAPNAVLSASGDDACCGTKPNK; encoded by the coding sequence ATCGCCTCGTTCGTTGCCGGATTGGGAGCTAACCTCGGCATGCCCGGATGCGCAGGCGTATGGCCGATGCTGCTGGCGGTGTTCGCTGTCCATGCGCAAGGGTTGAACTACTCCCCCGCACAATACCTGTTCCTTGTGGTGCTTACGCTGCTGGTCTCGATAGGAACCGTGGGCGTGCCCGGCACCGCCACCATCACCGCCACCTCATTGTTCGCCGCAGCTGGTCTGCCGATTCCATTCATCGCGATCAGCCAGCCGATCAGCCAGATCGTCGACATGGGCCGCACCGCGCTGAATGTCGCTGGTGCAGCCAATACCGCAGTAATCGTCGCGCAGACCGAGCATCAGCTGGATACCGACCTCTACTATGGGCGCAAAGAATATTCCGACGACCTCAACGACGGCGAACAATTCAGGCAAACCTCCACGCAGGCCCTAACCGGGACAGGGCCCTCGCAGAGGACAAATATCACGAATGACGCCAAATTCGATTCAGCCAACGTCTCCCAACAACAGAGTGGTTTCACTCTGAACTTTGCTCCCAACGCAGTGCTCTCCGCCAGCGGAGATGACGCCTGCTGCGGCACGAAGCCGAACAAATAA